From a region of the Bacteroidales bacterium genome:
- a CDS encoding radical SAM protein, translating into MFYLPIKYEEPLFRPPSEARSLILQITSGCSWNKCAFCEMYTSKKFKIKPFEKVSEEILICAQTGYKFNKIFLADGDAMVLSTDRLNRILFEINSKLKNIRRISAYAKPKDLANKSVDELKELKSNGLDLLYVGIESGDNDVLKLINKGETFNSTVTGLLKAKSAGIKLSVMILTGLGGKELSMQHAVNSGKILNEIQPEYASTLVLSLPLGLEHFLKRYKGKYTSLSKFELIYELKVLLENTKLEQTVFRSDHASNYLILKGILSRDKDKLLKRIENVLATQNDADLRKEWQRGL; encoded by the coding sequence ATGTTTTACCTGCCAATCAAGTATGAAGAACCGCTTTTCAGACCGCCTTCTGAAGCAAGATCATTAATTTTACAAATTACAAGCGGCTGTTCATGGAACAAATGTGCTTTTTGTGAAATGTACACCTCTAAAAAATTTAAGATTAAACCGTTTGAAAAAGTATCTGAAGAAATTCTCATTTGCGCACAAACCGGATATAAGTTTAATAAGATTTTTCTTGCTGACGGTGATGCAATGGTTCTTTCAACTGACAGATTAAACCGGATATTATTCGAAATAAACTCAAAACTTAAAAATATCAGAAGGATATCGGCTTATGCAAAACCAAAAGACCTTGCAAATAAATCAGTTGATGAATTAAAAGAACTTAAATCGAACGGCTTGGATTTATTATATGTAGGGATAGAATCCGGTGATAATGATGTTTTAAAATTGATTAATAAAGGTGAAACTTTTAATTCAACTGTAACCGGTTTACTGAAAGCGAAATCTGCCGGAATTAAATTATCAGTAATGATATTGACCGGTCTCGGCGGAAAAGAATTAAGCATGCAACATGCCGTTAATTCCGGAAAGATATTAAATGAAATCCAACCTGAATATGCTTCGACTTTAGTATTAAGCCTGCCATTAGGCTTAGAACATTTTTTAAAAAGGTATAAAGGAAAATACACAAGCTTATCTAAATTTGAACTTATATATGAATTAAAAGTATTATTGGAAAATACTAAATTAGAACAAACAGTATTTCGAAGCGACCATGCATCAAATTATCTGATTTTGAAAGGAATACTATCACGCGATAAAGATAAGCTGTTAAAAAGAATCGAGAATGTATTGGCCACACAGAATGATGCGGACTTAAGGAAAGAGTGGCAAAGAGGTCTGTAA
- the panB gene encoding 3-methyl-2-oxobutanoate hydroxymethyltransferase yields MAIHKTARKITTHVLQAMKLKGEKIAMLTAYDYSMAKIVDQAGIDVILVGDSAANVMAGYDSTLPLTLNEIIYHAKSVLRAVEKALVVVDLPFGTYQGNSKIALDSAIRIMKETGAHAVKMEGGLQIKESVIRILSAGIPVMGHLGLIPQSIHKFGTYVVRAKDKEEADILRKDALLLEELGCFGIVLEKIPAQLAKEVSESIKIPTIGIGAGGGVDGQVLVIHDMLGITQEFSPRFLRRYHDLSAEIKGAVSNYVKDVRSKDFPNEKEQY; encoded by the coding sequence ATGGCAATTCATAAAACCGCACGTAAAATTACAACTCATGTCTTACAAGCCATGAAGTTGAAAGGAGAAAAAATTGCGATGTTAACAGCCTATGATTACTCAATGGCAAAGATCGTAGATCAAGCGGGGATAGATGTTATTTTGGTAGGTGATTCTGCTGCAAATGTTATGGCAGGATATGATTCAACTTTACCCTTAACTCTTAATGAAATTATTTATCATGCAAAATCAGTTTTAAGAGCCGTTGAAAAAGCTTTGGTTGTTGTTGATTTACCGTTCGGAACTTACCAGGGGAATTCAAAAATTGCATTGGATTCGGCAATAAGAATTATGAAAGAAACCGGTGCGCATGCTGTTAAGATGGAAGGCGGATTACAGATTAAAGAATCTGTGATCAGAATATTATCTGCCGGAATACCGGTAATGGGACATTTGGGCTTGATACCTCAATCCATTCATAAATTCGGTACTTATGTTGTTCGAGCCAAAGATAAAGAAGAAGCTGATATCTTAAGAAAAGATGCCCTGCTTCTCGAAGAACTGGGATGTTTTGGTATTGTATTAGAAAAAATACCGGCTCAATTAGCTAAAGAAGTTTCAGAAAGCATTAAAATTCCGACAATAGGAATTGGTGCCGGAGGCGGTGTTGACGGGCAAGTATTAGTAATACATGATATGCTCGGAATTACACAAGAATTTTCTCCGAGATTCTTAAGAAGGTACCATGATCTTTCTGCCGAAATTAAAGGAGCTGTTTCAAATTATGTAAAAGATGTAAGGTCTAAGGATTTTCCTAATGAAAAAGAGCAATATTAA
- a CDS encoding tetratricopeptide repeat-containing sensor histidine kinase, producing MRSKQLLKISILFVFFLTCVDISNAQEISKTDSLKQKLSVAGDSSDIAILNKLCWEFRNSEIQHSITYGIQSVELAEKYKDYKNLTKAYSFLGVAYRNFGNYTKAFDYYYKGLESAKKYNLIEQEGYAYINIGNLYLYHKYYNDAVLNLDKGLEIAKQINNEKILGYYYLNRGRLGLETNNYSQALQYLTKALDLRSKDKNLERQGICLKYIGDVYNEQNNYKLALKYYKESLDRLEKTSDIDLFADNYNKISNIYLKKGNYKQAFFYAEKGLEMAEKIGSKLRLRNANQTLMQIHKAKKNYKAVFEYQNVVIKYNDSLFNQELNEKISYIKFIDEKYEYDNKLRDLEYEHKIEIEKQKQVKNVSILLSVILIIICFVLFMFFRIKRKVNANLISKNKQIAEHKSELENTLEDIRIANEKLKELNAMKDKFFTIIAHDLKSPFNAIVNFSKLLLKNYHKYDSGKHKKIIKYIHKSGESTYKLLENLLLWSRSQIGNINFSPKEENLYQISIETIELLSHSANSKSITLNNEIPKDIFVKTDKKLYVTILRNLTTNAVKFTPKGRNISIKATTTNENNQSYTEISVVDEGIGISKEKIKKLFNISENISTKGTEDEDGTGIGLMLCKEFVEMHGGQIKIKSKVNFGTTMSFTLPTA from the coding sequence ATGAGAAGTAAACAGCTACTCAAAATAAGTATATTATTTGTTTTTTTTCTGACTTGTGTTGATATCAGCAATGCTCAGGAAATAAGTAAAACTGACAGTCTTAAACAAAAGTTATCTGTTGCCGGAGATTCTTCCGATATCGCTATCCTTAACAAACTGTGTTGGGAGTTCAGAAATTCAGAGATTCAACATTCAATTACTTACGGAATACAATCTGTTGAACTTGCCGAAAAATACAAAGATTATAAAAATTTAACCAAAGCTTACAGCTTTTTAGGGGTAGCTTATCGAAATTTCGGGAATTACACAAAGGCTTTTGATTATTACTATAAAGGTCTTGAATCAGCAAAAAAGTATAATCTAATTGAACAAGAAGGTTATGCCTATATTAATATCGGCAATCTGTATCTTTATCATAAATATTATAATGATGCTGTTTTAAATCTTGATAAAGGACTGGAAATTGCGAAACAGATAAATAATGAAAAAATATTAGGATACTATTATTTGAACCGAGGAAGATTAGGGCTTGAAACTAATAATTATTCACAAGCCCTTCAATATTTAACAAAAGCACTGGATCTGAGAAGCAAAGATAAAAATTTGGAAAGACAAGGTATATGCCTAAAATATATTGGTGATGTTTATAACGAACAAAACAATTATAAATTAGCTTTGAAATATTATAAAGAATCATTAGACAGACTTGAAAAAACTTCGGATATTGACTTATTTGCCGATAATTATAATAAAATTTCAAATATTTATCTAAAGAAAGGGAATTATAAACAAGCATTTTTTTATGCAGAAAAAGGACTTGAGATGGCAGAAAAAATTGGAAGCAAGCTAAGATTAAGAAATGCTAATCAAACCTTAATGCAAATTCACAAAGCTAAAAAAAATTATAAAGCTGTTTTTGAATATCAAAATGTTGTTATAAAATATAATGACAGTCTTTTTAATCAAGAACTAAATGAAAAAATATCTTATATTAAATTTATTGATGAAAAGTACGAATACGATAATAAATTAAGAGACTTGGAGTATGAACATAAAATTGAGATCGAAAAACAAAAGCAAGTCAAAAATGTTTCTATTCTCCTATCCGTTATATTAATCATTATTTGCTTTGTTTTATTTATGTTTTTCCGTATTAAACGAAAAGTCAATGCTAATTTGATATCTAAAAACAAACAAATTGCCGAACACAAAAGTGAACTTGAGAATACTCTTGAGGATATCAGGATAGCAAATGAAAAACTTAAGGAATTAAATGCAATGAAAGATAAGTTTTTTACTATTATTGCTCATGACCTGAAAAGCCCCTTTAATGCAATAGTCAATTTCTCGAAACTTCTGTTGAAAAACTATCATAAATATGATTCCGGAAAACATAAAAAAATAATAAAATATATACACAAAAGCGGTGAGAGTACTTATAAATTGCTTGAAAATTTGTTGCTTTGGTCACGTTCTCAAATCGGCAATATTAATTTCAGTCCCAAAGAAGAAAATCTTTATCAAATTTCAATTGAAACAATTGAACTTTTATCCCATAGTGCAAATTCGAAATCAATAACATTAAATAATGAAATTCCTAAGGACATTTTTGTAAAAACCGACAAAAAATTATATGTAACAATATTACGTAATCTTACTACAAATGCTGTTAAATTTACACCTAAAGGGCGTAATATCAGCATTAAAGCAACAACAACAAATGAAAATAATCAAAGTTACACTGAAATATCAGTTGTTGATGAAGGTATCGGTATCTCAAAAGAAAAAATAAAAAAATTATTTAATATCAGTGAAAATATTTCTACAAAAGGAACAGAAGATGAAGACGGAACAGGGATTGGTTTAATGTTGTGTAAAGAATTTGTTGAGATGCACGGCGGACAAATAAAAATTAAAAGCAAAGTAAATTTCGGAACGACCATGTCATTTACATTACCTACTGCATAG
- a CDS encoding FKBP-type peptidyl-prolyl cis-trans isomerase yields the protein MKINFGLIILLIVGTAVNSCKNSSGFKKHEAGFEYNIINVVEDGNQTQENDYISLIVRYFNSKDSLLFDSKDIHNDFRMRVMNAEQGGLLHETVKMMKIGDSAHFLIPAEDFYKKTAGIEVPEFIKEGENLRFEIKLVKNFTEEELKKEYEQYMLQTEAMEKQLLSEYLSVENITEDPTETGLYIISLEKGKGKKARKDKTAVVHYKGTLINGQVFDSSIDKGEPLEFVLGRGEVILAWDEAVATMRVGDKIKIITPSYLAYGEQGYPPIIPAFSTLIFEIKLIDVK from the coding sequence ATGAAGATTAATTTCGGTTTAATTATTTTGTTAATAGTAGGAACAGCAGTAAATTCGTGTAAAAACTCAAGCGGATTTAAAAAGCATGAAGCCGGGTTTGAATATAATATTATCAATGTTGTTGAAGACGGTAATCAAACACAAGAAAATGATTATATTAGTCTTATTGTCAGGTATTTTAACAGTAAAGATTCTTTATTATTTGATTCAAAAGATATTCATAATGATTTTAGGATGAGAGTAATGAATGCCGAGCAGGGAGGATTACTGCATGAAACTGTTAAAATGATGAAGATTGGGGACAGCGCACACTTTTTAATACCTGCCGAAGATTTTTATAAAAAAACTGCCGGCATCGAAGTTCCTGAATTCATTAAAGAAGGTGAAAATTTAAGATTTGAGATTAAATTAGTTAAAAATTTTACTGAAGAAGAATTAAAGAAAGAATATGAGCAATATATGTTACAAACAGAGGCAATGGAAAAACAGTTATTATCAGAATATCTGTCTGTTGAGAACATTACTGAAGACCCGACTGAAACCGGTTTGTACATTATTTCTCTTGAAAAAGGAAAAGGTAAAAAGGCACGAAAAGATAAAACAGCAGTTGTTCATTATAAAGGGACGCTTATAAACGGACAGGTTTTTGATTCTTCAATTGATAAAGGTGAACCTCTTGAATTTGTTTTGGGCAGAGGAGAGGTAATACTTGCTTGGGATGAAGCTGTTGCAACAATGAGGGTGGGAGATAAGATAAAGATTATTACGCCGTCTTATTTAGCATATGGTGAGCAAGGATATCCACCGATAATACCTGCTTTTTCAACTTTAATTTTTGAAATAAAGCTTATTGATGTGAAATAA